In Oryza sativa Japonica Group chromosome 1, ASM3414082v1, the genomic stretch taagtgaaatctcctgacaagtttaaggaccgctggtgcattttactcaaaAAAATAATAGCATTCTAttgttttgatttataaattccCTTTGTTGTCCCACTGCGTTGTCTTCCTTATAAATTAAgtacataattatatttttgtaaatatttttataaattctaTCTTCAACTGTGTATATGATTCAACCTATGCACAATTGTACAATGATTCAAATGTTTCCCTAACTTAAATTCAAATGATTCTATATGGATTATCATGAACACGTTTTCGGAGCTACTACCACGATTTTTGTAGAAACTTTCGACGAGTGATACTCACGGACCGGATGAGTTGAGTACCgggtacgttggaacgagggTCTACGAAGTAtgacatcaagcagacaaaagataaggattatactggttcaggcccctgatcaggtaatagccctagtccagtttTTATGGAATTTATGATGGTGATAacagattacaaagagagtagtcgAGACAAAtaataccgacgagatcgtagtcgagggtttcgacgagatctcccggcaAATTGGCTTCGTGTACTCCGGCTTTGCaaactatggtgggtgtgttggtaGTTGAATTGGATACCCCTCACTCCTCCctgggggtcccttttataccgcggaTCATCTTGACCCTAAGAAAGACCTGAGGATATTTGATCTGGTACGGTATAACAGAAATTCTATCCCCTCCGAGTAAGACTTTGGAAATCACTTGACTCGTTGAGATATTTTCCGTAATTTGGGACGGATTCCAAACGATATATACGGGAACAATCCATGTACGCGAAGGTATACCTTATCAGTATATTCCATGAATCGTAGGATAGAAGGTATGTCTTATCCGTAACCATGACAGAAACTTTTATCTTAGTGCTTTTAGAAACCTTTAAAAATCAACtttctaatatttaatttactatcaaaatgcccgtgcgttgcaacgggtgaaatcGCTTATAAATCGTGGTTTTTACCAACTAAATCTATGTACAATATTACATTATAAGAATAGCTTTGAAAGCCATGATATTTGTTTTTTGGAGGCCTAAAAagttatttgcattaatttaaaaaGATTTTGATTGTTAAATCATAGTAGGTTCTGATTATAACGGGGTAGGTTGATCAATAAACTCAGGGGGCACATAAGTAATTTTCTCAGAAGGAACATATAAATTCGTACGTGATCCAAATATATTTGAGAATCATTTTGATTTATGTCTTATCCTAATTGTCTTGGTCGCTTCATCCCAATCGTGGAAATCGCTTAATAGTAAATGGTGGCACATATGAATATAGAGGCCGGGTTTCTATCTATTATTAAGAAACAATGTTTGAAAAATAATTGTGTTCTCATATTCACTGTTAactatttttagaatttttcataaaGTCAACTGTTTATTGATAAAGGAAtaattttcaaacaaaaaaatcattcctataaatattttaatatataaaataaaaaataaaaaaaatcaagggatAAAGCAAAcaaaaacatactccctccgtcccacaatataaaagattttgagtttttacttgcaacgtttgaccactcgtcttattgaaatgttttttgcaaatataaaaaacaaaaaattgtgCTTTAAGTACTagggataataaagtaagtcacaaataaaataaataataatttaaaaaaattgaataagacgagtggtcaaacgttacaggGAAAagctcaaaatcccttatactaCGAGATAGAGAGAGTATCTGGTTTCAAACAGGATTTATAACAGGATAGTGTGACCGTTGTGTGGACGACTCTGGTCGTCGCGAATCATGTACAGAACACATGCTGTGGAATCAGCCAGCTGACAGTTTAGCAAGCCATCTTACAATGGGTCTTTTGAAGAGCTTCAGATTGTGAGAAGCAGCTTGTTTTTAGCTAGCttataaaaatatagaaaagCTGGGTTTCTCAGCTTCTGGctcttagttcattttctagattttacAAGTATAGTTTCTTAGAATCTTAGACCAAAAGCTAGACTGTTTAGGGAAGCTTCTGATTTTGAGAGAAACTGTAATAACTAGAAGCTCCCAAAAATAGGCCCATAGTCAGATTGTACAACTGAATCATGTCAAATGATCCAGGTGTAGTAAACCAACAATGACATTTTAACAAAATATCTCGGCAGAAGCCTTTGAGGCTTTGAGCAAAAAAACTGATAATATCTAAAAGTCGACGTTTCCATGTTTTCCTTGCAGACTCGACCTGCTCCTCTCCGGACGTTTGGCCTGCTGCTCACAGTCACTATCACCTCCAGCTACGCCTTTGGTCCTCCCTATGCCTAGTTTTGGCAAGCCTCGATTCAATCCGTCCAGCAAGACGCATGCTTTGCATAATTTCTACGAAGACCAGAATGTCAACTGATGTTCAGTAAAAGCATTGGAAATCAGGGGAATTCATGCCAGTCACATCATTAGATAGCTTTTTTATATGAGTGAGCACAATGCAGAGGGCCTCAGCAGCCATGGTCATGTTTCGATAGTTCATGGAATGCACAAGATGGATTGAACTATCATATGGGTGAGTTATTCAAACACTTCAAAGAAACAAACTGTAATGGCACAAATAAACTGGTATAACTGAATAAACTGACAATGTTTCCCTCAAAACGAAAATAAAATGACAACCTATCTAATGACTTAGCAAAAGCACCTCTGTTATTCACTTAATCTAATTAGCATCAGTCTCATTGAGTAAATCAGCAAGGAAGAGGTCCTAAAAagtcaacatatatatatattattataccATCACTATACCTGACTAGAAATGTAGCCACAACGTTCACATGTTCCTTGCTCTGGCATCCTTGTTGTTGTGGAGATCCTAAAATTCTCACCTGATTTTATGATGTCCAGTATAGCTCTAGGTCTGCACCAATCATAATTTACTAAgttcaagataaaaaaaaaatactgcagAAGCAAGAAATAGGCTTCTCTCTTCTGGATGACAAAGCTAGTATTTACCAACAAATGACCAAACACAAATGGAAAAATAATGATCATTCCTTTGGACAACAGAAGCCTTTACCTCATCCTTTCCAGATCTTTAATAAATTCGCGAGCAAATCCACGGTATGCATTTGGTGAATATATGCCTGAATTATGAAATACAGAAAAATTAAATGGATTTAATCTCAAAGTCGGTAGAAGATAATACTACTGTCAAAAGTTCATGACATATTCAAGTATATGGCAGATTTCTTTTAGCAGAATTATTGCTAGTGTGTATAAAAGAATGATTGGTTACAGAATGCTAGTCAGTGATTCCTGAACATTTATACATAGGAAGGAGCCAGAAATTACATTCTGTGGAGAAGTAGTCCAGCTTTTTGAAATATGCATACGTGTCATAGGGTCAAGGATAATAACATACAATTGATAAATAGAGCATAAGATCACATGAGAATATATGGGATATTGCATAATAAGGATATATAACAATCTCCTTCTCATAGGTGTATTTGAAAGGCTTGCATCTTGGGATTGGCCCATCTTCGCCAGTAGTTATAAAGGTACATCTACTTAACCTATATATAAAGAAAATCAGCCTTAACATCAACCacagaaaaaaaaggacaaagGAATGATCAGCACTAACCGTGCAATATCACCACGTAATATATTCAATAACACAGTTTCTGCAATGTCATCAGCATTATGTCCAGTCACAATCTTGTCAACTTTTAAGAGAGCAGCACCTCGGTCCAGTGCCTAGAAAAAAGGATTGGCAGTAAAGCTTAACCTATAACTAGTAAAAAATTGCACCAAAGAGGCAAGTAAGAATTACCTGACGTCGAAAAACACCACAAAAGgtacaattattttttaggcCAATTGCTTTCACAATATCATCCATTGTCCAGCCATAGAGGTCCTTATAAGAAATTATTTTCAATGGCAGGCCATACTGCAATAAGTCGGTTGTATCAGCAACTGACGAATATGCATTTAAATGGTAAAAGTTGGTGATTAAATATCTGTAAAAAATAGAACCAATATTAAAAGGAAAAAGCTGCAGCAGACAGGCATTATTGTGTTGAtggcagaggggaggggaaCCTGTATTTCATTCCTTTTAACAGTTTCTAGTGAGTCGTCTCTGTAACCAGTAATTCCTTCATCCACAGATAAGAGGAACAAATCAAGACAATATTTGTGACGATGATTTAACTCTGATAGCACATATGCGAGCACGGTTGAATCTGCATAATAGCAGTCATGACATGAAAATATTTGAGTCTGTTGGAAGATCAAGAGCAGAATAAAGAAAGAAGCATGCAGATTATAGCTATACATGAAGAAAGAAAATAGTCAATAGTTGCATAAAGAACACATGCTATTTCATTAGTTAGTGATGGCATATACAGGTGTGGAAATACCTTTACCACCAGAAGCTCCAATGGCCACACGATCACCAGGTTTAAACAAATTATTCTCAACAATAGTCTGATGGATCTCATCCTCAAAGACAATGTAGAAGCATTCCCTACATATCTAGAAGAATATGTGTAAGCACTATCTACAACTGCCAAACAAAAACGGTTTTGCATTTCACAGTATTCCTACTTTCacaaaaacattaaaaaatgtCTGTTAATCTTAAGCTACTAGAGCTAAATTATTGCACCTGGATTGTCTCGAAACATCAGGACAAACTACACGGAAAATGTGAGGGGCATAGAGGCACAACTGCTCTAGGGTTTTGGGACGCTTGAGGGCAGCCTTCCGCTCGCTGCAGCGTGTGCAGAGGCGGCTTCCCGCCCTAGCCGGAGGTTGTCTCGGGCCATCGACAGCAGAGTCCATGGGCAATTGTGACGGACAAAGGATTTTGCAGCTGAATATAATGAGTTAAAAGAACTGTTTCatatgaaaagaaacaaaactGAGATGTTTTAGAGTACACATAGTAGCACTAATAGTTCATTCTGGAGATGTCTCACGTAGTTTCAATGAATTACATAACACTTGAAGAAAAGTACAATTTAACTTTGTGCCATGGTTTCGAAAGCGAGAAGTGATGTGACCGTCCTTAATTTGCACAAAAAGCCACGCTAAGAAAGGTAGGTATGCAATCTTCAAAATTTCATATATTGCACTCCTATTCTTTTTCATAGCTTATTCTTCACGTGATTCAGCGAAGATAACACTCTTTAAACACTGCAATTGCCACTGGAAGAATTAGCACGAATTTGAGATGTTTTTTCACCGGAAGATAAGTTCATAACTAAGGTGTTTCTTCGTTTCAACAAACAAGATATAAAGTTCAACCAGATTTTACATTTTTGAAAACCTTTTATCTTTACATATATCAGTGGTGGAGTTGAAATGGGAGATACATCAACTctaaattagagaaattttTAGGATACAACTAAacaagtttaaccaaatttccCTTGTCCTAAACAGCAAATGATTCAGTGACACATTGGGTTGATTTAGCGACTTCAAACCTATTgtcttctttttcatttttcaaatttctaGCTCTACAACTAATTCAATGACTACTCAgtttaaaacaaaacaaatggaAGATTGGTTGGGAGATTTAAGAAGAAACTTGCCAGGTGGTGGCTTGGTCCGTGGAGGAAAGAGGGCTCAGGGGCTAACCACCTCGCAACTTAGGGCTCTGGCCTCCGTCTCCCGCCTTTTCGCCGAGAGCCCGCAAGGTGACAGAGTGCGGCGAGGTCGACACTTCGGCCGTTCGGGGTCGCCGCGTCGGGCGTCCGGGCGGCGTCGTGGTTCGGGGGACTGAGGGCAGCTACTCAGCTAGACCGCTGGAGCCCAAAGGAATCTAAGGTTACATGCTGTCTTGTTGAGCCTATTTTATGGGCCTGCGACTTTGCAGTTAGCCGAGGCATATTGGAATAAATTTAATTTAGGTCTCTCAATTTGTCGTCGAGCCTGAAATTCATCACTGGACCGCAAAACTAGATACATCGCATTCCCCAACTTAGTTAAGGTAGCAGTGGTGGTGGGCAGCCAGCGAGGAGGGCCGTGGTGGTCCGTGATGGCAGAGGAGGTGAGCAGGAGtggcggggaggaggaaggcgagggaGCCAGCGAGCTCAAGCTCGCCATCCCCTTCGCGGTAAGGCGGCAACGGCGAGGAGAGGGCCAGGAGCAGCGTTGGCAGCGGTGCGAGAGTTGAAGATGGAGGAGAATTGTCATTGGGATGGAGAACCATCGTCGGGATGAAGAACAACCACCACCCGCGCTTTGTGGCCTCGCGTCACATGCAGCGCCtactcccgcgccgccgacgccctcctcctgcAGCGGCGCCAACTCCGTGCCCCCGTCAACACCCTCCTCTTTTCCCCATCTTGAGAGCGACAGCCAACGGGAGAAGGAAGCACGCagcgggcgccggcggccagTGAGAAAGGAGTCAAGCGGCGCGCGACGACGAGAGGGGCCTTGAGCAAGCGGCCGCCACCCTCACACACAaaggacgcggcggcgcactCCCGACAAAGAAGGAACTCGTGCGCCGGGATCCATCCCCTGCTCCCGCGATCCTTCTTGTCCCCATCACCATGCCGGCGGAAGCAGAACTTAGCGGCGCgtgacggcggcgtcgagcggACCCTTAGGTTGGAGTCCTCCGTGACGCCTGCCATGCGCCGTGCAACTACTCTCCCGCTGATAGGGGGAACGGGGACGAGGAGGGCAACGAGGACAGGGGCTGGGTCCCGCCGCACGAGCTCCACCCCTGCATGAGCACGTCGCTGCGTCCTTCGTGAGCGAGGGTAGCAGCAGCACACCCAAGGGAGGTTGGGACGAGGAGGGATGCATGAGCAGGGGATGGGTTTCGTCGTACAAGCTCCTTTACCAGGAGTGCGACGTCGCGTCCTTCTCCGTGCGCGAGGACGACGACCGCATGCTCAAGGGCCCGCTtgacaccgccgccgcacatCGCTCGACTCTTCTCTCACTGGCCGCCGGCACCCGCCGTGTGCTGCCCTTCTCCCATCGGTTGTCGTCCTCAAGATggggaagagaggaagagaggagggcgTCAGCATCGGCAGGGGCAAGGAGTTGGCGCCGCCACAGCAGGGCATCGGCGGCGCAAGAGCAGGTGCTGCGTGTGACGCGAGGCCACAAAGCATGGGTGGCAGTTCTCCTAAATCTCAACAGCGATTCTCCTCAATTTTCGACTCCCGCACCGTTGCCAACGCCACTCCTGGCCCCCTCCTCGCCGTTGTTGCCGTACCGCGGAGGGGATGGTGAGCTCGAGctccctcgcctccctcctccccgacACTCCCCCCtcacctccctcctccccgACACTCCCCCCTCACCTCCTCTGTCGTTACAGACCGCCGCGGCCCTCCTCGCTGGCCGCCCACCGCCATTGCTACTTTACCTTTAGTTGGGGGATGCgatgtatctggttttgcggtggACGAATTTTAGGCTCGACGAGCAATTGAGGACcctaaagtaaacttattccaaTATGCATTGGCCAACTGCAAAGTCGCAGGCCCATAAAATAGGCCCAACAAAATAGCATGTAACCCTAGATTTCTTTAGGCTCCATCGGTCTAGGTGAGTAGCCACCCTCCGTCCCCCGAACCACGACACCCTCCGGGCGCCCGACGCAGCGACGCCGAACGGCCGAAGCGCCGACCTCGCCGCACTCAGATACCTCCAGTCTCGCGGGCACGCGGCGTAAGGGCGGGAGGCGTAGACCGGAGCCCCGAGCTGCGAGGTGGTCAGCCCCTgagccccctcccctccacagACCAAAGCACCACCTAATAGTTTCTTCCCAAATCTCCCAACCAATCggccttttgttttgttttaaacTGAGGTAGTCACTGAATTAGTTGTAGAGcttgaaatttgaaaaataaaaaagaaaacggTAGGTTTGAAGTCACTAAATCAACTGAAGGAGTCAAACAAGGAAAATTTGGTTAAGCTAGTTCAGTTGTATCCTAAAAATTTCTCTAGTTCAGAGTTGATGCATCTCCCTTTTCAACTACACCACTGATATAGGTAAAgttaaaagatttgcaaaagtGAAAAATCTAGTTGAAATTTTTATCTTgcccgttaaaaaaaaaacccttagtTATAAACTTGTCTTCCGGTGAAGAAACATCTCAAAGTGCTAATTCTTCCGTGGCAACTGCTAGTGTTCAAAGAGTGCTACATCATGATTGCACATATATAGCCATGGTACATGCTTGTGTTCCGTGGCATCTGTCTATCACGTATTATGAAGAGGATGTAAAAATAAGTCCACCTTTATATTTATGAAGGAacacacgcacaccctaccTCTGATTTGGTTTATCCCTTAGCACGACATGGCACTCCAATAGCACTAGAAGGGTCCGCGCGGCGACACGCCGCACACGATAGCAGACGTATTAACTTGTTAAGTAGAGTCGTCCCCACGCTGACTCAAGGGCCGCGAGCTCCTCAGCGCCGCTGACCTCATCCACACCGAGGTCCACTTCCCCCGATCTGCGCGAGGTGGGGACAACGGCAGGAGGCGCTACCGGGGAGGGTGGTGGCaggaggtgggggagggcgAGCGGCGAAGCGGGTGGCTGGGCGGCAAACCTGGCCTCCTTCACCACAGGTGGAGAACAGCAAGAAGAGGCGGCTCCGCGGCTGGAGCGAGTGCGGCGTCAGAAGCGGAAAGCGGCGGCAAAGGAGGCGGAAGTTCAGATGATACGAGAGGGGACTGCATCAGATTGGGATGatatttttgccaaaaaaaccCTTATGCTTCTTGGTATTACAATGCTACCTCTAAAAACGAAACCTTGTCTTCTTCGTGTTATATTTCTCAAAAATATATAGGGCTTTACAAAATTTACAACAGGGTAAAAACGGTTAAAGGGTTGCTTCGAGATTTTTAGAGTATTAAggtctttataaaaaaaaccatgTGTGAGGTTGCATTGCACACATGTATGCCTCAACTGCTTATGCCCGGTTACTGAATCGTTGCACAAACCA encodes the following:
- the LOC9269998 gene encoding cytoplasmic tRNA 2-thiolation protein 1-like — its product is MLERPSRARGPAPPSTISTRTTPPFALSLISFDRESERAQRRRQGAVSLRRRRRLRLRRARSSYLRRAPHHSGGHEARAEWRRRRVPFLLSSARECFYIVFEDEIHQTIVENNLFKPGDRVAIGASGGKDSTVLAYVLSELNHRHKYCLDLFLLSVDEGITGYRDDSLETVKRNEIQYGLPLKIISYKDLYGWTMDDIVKAIGLKNNCTFCGVFRRQALDRGAALLKVDKIVTGHNADDIAETVLLNILRGDIARLSRCTFITTGEDGPIPRCKPFKYTYEKEIVMYAYFKKLDYFSTECIYSPNAYRGFAREFIKDLERMRPRAILDIIKSGENFRISTTTRMPEQGTCERCGYISSQKLCKACVLLDGLNRGLPKLGIGRTKGVAGGDSDCEQQAKRPERSRSSLQGKHGNVDF